Proteins encoded in a region of the Suricata suricatta isolate VVHF042 chromosome 10, meerkat_22Aug2017_6uvM2_HiC, whole genome shotgun sequence genome:
- the TXN2 gene encoding thioredoxin, mitochondrial isoform X2, protein MAQRFLLRRFLASVTSRKPPQGRWAPLTPRALQRSPGDSPTVTPNHARSLYTTRVCTTTFNIQDGPDFQDRVVNSETPVVVDFHAQWCGPCKILGPRLEKVVAKQHGKVVMAKVDIDDHTDLALEYEVSAVPTVLAIKNGDVVDKFVGIKDEDQLEAFLKKLIG, encoded by the exons ATGGCTCAGCGATTTCTCCTGAGGAGGTTCCTGGCCTCTGTCACCTCCAGGAAACCACCTCAGGGTCGGTgggcacccctcacccccagggccCTGCAGCGAAGTCCTGGTGACAGCCCAACAGTAACACCCAACCATGCCCGGTCACTATACACCACCAGAGTCTGCACAACGACCTTTAATATCCAGGATGGACCTGACTTTCAAGACCGAGTTGTCAACAGTGAAACACCAGTGGTGGTGGATTTTCATGCCCA GTGGTGTGGCCCGTGCAAGATCCTGGGGCCGAGGCTGGAGAAGGTGGTGGCCAAGCAGCACGGAAAAGTGGTGATGGCCAAGGTGGACATTGACGACCACACAGACCTCGCCCTGGAATACGAG GTGTCCGCCGTGCCCACCGTGCTGGCCATCAAGAACGGGGATGTGGTGGACAAGTTCGTGGGCATTAAGGACGAGGACCAGCTGGAGGCCTTCCTGAAGAAGCTGATTGGCTGA
- the TXN2 gene encoding thioredoxin, mitochondrial isoform X1, which produces MAQRFLLRRFLASVTSRKPPQGRWAPLTPRALQRSPGDSPTVTPNHARSLYTTRVCTTTFNIQDGPDFQDRVVNSETPVVVDFHAQWCGPCKILGPRLEKVVAKQHGKVVMAKVDIDDHTDLALEYEPNHWASESAERLGEEGDRWEPAVEKSLRWMDLQGPQDPCTKRRGPAHSLGSPRPA; this is translated from the exons ATGGCTCAGCGATTTCTCCTGAGGAGGTTCCTGGCCTCTGTCACCTCCAGGAAACCACCTCAGGGTCGGTgggcacccctcacccccagggccCTGCAGCGAAGTCCTGGTGACAGCCCAACAGTAACACCCAACCATGCCCGGTCACTATACACCACCAGAGTCTGCACAACGACCTTTAATATCCAGGATGGACCTGACTTTCAAGACCGAGTTGTCAACAGTGAAACACCAGTGGTGGTGGATTTTCATGCCCA GTGGTGTGGCCCGTGCAAGATCCTGGGGCCGAGGCTGGAGAAGGTGGTGGCCAAGCAGCACGGAAAAGTGGTGATGGCCAAGGTGGACATTGACGACCACACAGACCTCGCCCTGGAATACGAG CCAAACCACTGGGCCAGTGAGTCAGCCGAGCGGTTAGGGGAGGAAGGGGACCGCTGGGAGCCCGCAGTGGAAAAGTCTCTCcggtggatggacctccagggccCTCAGGACCCCTGCACCAAGAGGAGAGGCCCGGCCCACAGCCTGGGCAGTCCCCGCCCCGCGTGA